CGTCGCGTCCGCCACGGGGGCCGGCAGTGAGACCGTCACCGCACTCGGTGTGCGCTATCCGGTCGTCCCCCCGATCGGCGCGCTCTACGTCGCGTGGTCGCCGGAGTCGGAGCAGGAGGCCTGGTCCGGCAAGGCGGTGGGCGCCTCACCGGAACAACGAGCCGCGTACCACCGGCACCTCGCGGACATCCGCGAGTGCGGATGGGCGGCCAGCTTCGTGCCCGACGACGAGGGCGACGAGGGCCTGCTCCCCGACGAGATCACCCGCCGGATGGCGACGTCCGCGTTCGTCCTCGACGTCCGTGACATCGAACCGGACCGGCGGTACCGGCTGACCGGGCTCATGGCGCCGGTGTTCCTGCACGGCGGACGTGCGCCGGAGCTGATGATCCGCCAACTGCTCTACCCGGCCGTCGAGGTGACCGGCGAGGTCGTGCTGCAGCGGGGCGCGGCGCTCAAGGCGTTCGCCGAGCAGGCGTCTGCGCGGCTGAGCACGGCCGCCGCCGCCTGAGCCGCACGCTCACCGTATGCATCGCGCAGGGTGGAAGCCCAGGCAGGGGCCGACGCCGTCCTGGGTTATAGTCCGGTAGTCATGGAATCTGAAGTCGCGGTGCGGCGCCGATCGTCGCTCGCGATGGTCATCGCCGTCTGTCTGGTCGCCGCGAACATGCGGCCGACGATCACGGCGATCGGGCCGCTGCTCGATCAGATCGGCCCCGACACCGGCATGGCGCCGGGTGTCCTCGGGCTCATCGCGTCGGTACCGCTGGTCGCCTGGGCCCTCGTCTCCCCGCTGGCCCACGATCTGAGCCGACGCTTCGGGATGTCGCGCGTGATGACCGCATCCCTGGTCCTGCTCACGATCGGCACCGCAGTGCGCTCGCTGTCCGGCCCGGTCGCGAGCCTGTGGATCGGCGCCGCCCTGATCGGCATCGCGCTGGCGATCGTCAACGTGCTGATGCCCGCCGTCGTCAAACGGGACTTCCCGCGGCACGTGGCCTCGATGACCGCCGTGTACTCCGCTCTCCTCGGCGGCTTCGGTGCCGTGGCCTCCGGCATCGCCGTGCCGATCTCGCAGCTGCCCTGGCCCGCCGACCCCGCCGGATGGCGGTTCTCCCTCCTCGTGACCGGCGGGGCGCTCCTCCCGTTCGCGATCGTCGCGTGGGTGTGGGCCACGCGGGGCTCCGAGGCGCCCCGGGCGCCCCGCCCGCCCGGGCGGCAGGCGACCACCGGGATCTGGCGCGACCGCACCGCGTGGCTCGTGGCGGCGTACATGGGCCTGCAGGCATCCGTGTTCTACATGCTGGTCACGTGGCTCGCCCCGATGTCGATCTCGATCGGGCGCTCCGCCATCGTCGCGGGGCTCGACGTCATGCTGTACCAGATCTTCTCGATCGTGGGATCGCTGCTGCTGCCGCTCCTGCTGCGCGGGCGCGCGCGCCGATGGGTGCCCGCGTTGATCCCGGTCCTGTCGGTCGTCGGGGTGATCGGCATGATGGTCGCCCCGGGCATGATCCTGCTCTGGGCGCCGTGCCTGGGACTCTCGTCGGGGGCCACGCTCGGGATGTCGCTGACGCTCATGGCGCAGCGGGCGCGCGATCACGGGACCGCGGCCGCGCTCTCCGGCATGGCGCAGTCCGTGGGCTACGTGATCGCGGCGGCCGGCCCGGTCGTCTTCGGTGCCCTGCACGCCGCGACGGGTGGCTGGCTGTGGTCGCTGACCGTGCTCCTGCTCGTCCTGCTCACCCTGTCGACCGTGGGGGTCTTCGCGGGG
The sequence above is a segment of the Microbacterium caowuchunii genome. Coding sequences within it:
- a CDS encoding MFS transporter, which produces MESEVAVRRRSSLAMVIAVCLVAANMRPTITAIGPLLDQIGPDTGMAPGVLGLIASVPLVAWALVSPLAHDLSRRFGMSRVMTASLVLLTIGTAVRSLSGPVASLWIGAALIGIALAIVNVLMPAVVKRDFPRHVASMTAVYSALLGGFGAVASGIAVPISQLPWPADPAGWRFSLLVTGGALLPFAIVAWVWATRGSEAPRAPRPPGRQATTGIWRDRTAWLVAAYMGLQASVFYMLVTWLAPMSISIGRSAIVAGLDVMLYQIFSIVGSLLLPLLLRGRARRWVPALIPVLSVVGVIGMMVAPGMILLWAPCLGLSSGATLGMSLTLMAQRARDHGTAAALSGMAQSVGYVIAAAGPVVFGALHAATGGWLWSLTVLLLVLLTLSTVGVFAGRDRYVLDPRH